Proteins found in one Sphingomonas sp. SORGH_AS_0879 genomic segment:
- a CDS encoding DUF1467 family protein — translation MHWTSALAIYVLFWFLAVFLVLPFGVRTAHEAGAEHIPGTAESAPHVFLIGRFFLRTTIVATVMFGLFYLNYVHGWITADMLDWSGVSRGV, via the coding sequence ATGCACTGGACGTCGGCCCTCGCGATCTACGTCCTGTTCTGGTTCCTGGCGGTGTTCCTGGTCCTGCCCTTCGGGGTCAGGACCGCGCATGAGGCGGGGGCCGAGCATATCCCCGGCACCGCCGAAAGCGCGCCGCATGTCTTTCTGATCGGACGCTTCTTTCTCCGCACGACGATCGTCGCGACGGTGATGTTCGGCCTGTTCTATCTGAATTACGTCCATGGCTGGATCACCGCCGACATGCTCGACTGGAGCGGGGTGAGCCGGGGCGTCTGA
- a CDS encoding YafY family protein gives MARASRLFDLLHLLHRQSRAVSGRHLAEQLGISLRTLYRDIATLQAMGADIEGEAGLGYRLKPGFLLPPMSFPIEEVEALVLGARWVAERADPAMGQAARSAVARIMRAMTPEQAEAMRATHLFIGVRSEAYESEVDPAPLRAAIRSERRLSMIYRDAEGAASERIIWPFAIALFDRADVLLGWCELRGDYRTFRIDRIVTARPLPERYPRRRAVLLREWSEAQSIPQERFLLTETDARVG, from the coding sequence ATGGCGCGCGCGTCCCGCCTGTTCGATCTGCTGCATTTGCTCCACCGCCAGAGCCGCGCGGTCAGCGGGCGTCATCTGGCCGAGCAACTCGGCATATCGCTGCGCACCCTGTATCGCGATATCGCCACGCTTCAGGCGATGGGCGCGGATATCGAGGGCGAGGCGGGGCTGGGCTATCGGCTGAAACCCGGCTTCCTGCTGCCGCCGATGAGCTTCCCGATCGAGGAGGTCGAGGCGCTGGTGCTCGGCGCGCGCTGGGTCGCCGAGCGGGCGGACCCGGCCATGGGGCAGGCCGCGCGCAGTGCCGTCGCGCGGATCATGCGCGCGATGACGCCGGAACAGGCCGAAGCGATGCGCGCCACCCATTTGTTCATCGGTGTGCGCTCCGAGGCCTATGAGTCCGAGGTCGATCCCGCTCCTCTCCGTGCGGCGATCCGCAGCGAACGCCGCCTGTCGATGATCTACCGCGATGCCGAGGGGGCTGCGTCCGAGCGGATCATCTGGCCCTTCGCGATCGCGCTGTTCGACCGGGCGGACGTGCTGCTCGGCTGGTGCGAGTTGCGGGGCGACTATCGCACCTTCCGCATCGACCGCATCGTCACCGCCCGCCCCTTGCCCGAGCGCTATCCACGCCGCCGTGCGGTGCTGCTGCGCGAATGGAGCGAGGCCCAGAGCATTCCGCAGGAGCGTTTCCTGCTGACGGAAACTGACGCACGGGTCGGATAG
- a CDS encoding VOC family protein — protein sequence MECPTTTILLHVADPAVSADFYRRVLTQEPVDASEAFVLFLLSSGQALGLWRRDVIDPPATGVTGGIEIGFKQSHEGVDTCHAEWLGQGVTMLMPPTDLPFGRSFVALDPDGHRLRVYALNG from the coding sequence ATGGAATGTCCGACCACCACCATCCTGCTGCATGTCGCCGATCCCGCCGTCAGCGCCGATTTCTATCGCCGGGTCCTAACCCAAGAGCCCGTGGATGCCAGCGAGGCCTTTGTCCTGTTCCTTCTGTCGTCCGGCCAGGCGCTGGGCCTTTGGCGTCGCGACGTGATCGATCCGCCCGCAACCGGCGTGACCGGCGGTATCGAGATCGGGTTCAAGCAGAGCCATGAGGGCGTCGATACGTGTCACGCGGAATGGCTGGGGCAGGGCGTCACGATGCTGATGCCGCCGACCGACCTACCCTTTGGGCGAAGCTTCGTCGCGCTCGATCCCGATGGTCATCGGTTGCGGGTCTATGCGCTGAACGGGTGA